In Euphorbia lathyris chromosome 9, ddEupLath1.1, whole genome shotgun sequence, the following are encoded in one genomic region:
- the LOC136206146 gene encoding transcription elongation factor SPT6 homolog, whose translation MGRKVVSDEEDEVEYEDEEREPVEGDAVDDEDEEEEGQDAYEKDDFIVDDVEEEEVDEEERADSDEERHKKKKKRKKRESEDVLDEDDYELLRDNNAYHHRPKDSKKFKRLKKAQRDSDEDHFGLSDEELDGMGKGGRTAEEKLKRSLFGDDEGVALEDDAEEEPAEEEDGYIGEEDDMADFIVDEEVDEHGAPMRRRKLKRKKSRQASGVTSSSLQEAQELFGDVDELLSRRKQELESSEWKETRLDKEFEPTVLSDKYMTEKDEQIRVADIPERMQVSEESTGSPPTDDVSIRDETHWILNQLANGMVPLLDVPVDIDDIVRFLELHHVQKLDIPFIAMYRKEDCSSLLKELEQPDVDDENRDTSDRTSMLKSHKVLWAIQDLDRKWLLLQKRKNALRFYYNKRFEEESRRIYDETRLNLNQKLFESIVKSLDEAESEREVDDVDSKFNLHFPPGEVGVDEGQYKRPKRKSQYSVCSKAGLWEVASKFGLSAETLGSYLSLVKIGGILENAKETPEEMASNFTCAMFETPHAVLKGARHMAAVEISCEPSIRKHVRTVYMENAVVSTSPTADGNLAIDSFHQFAGVKWLREKPMNRFEDAQWLLIQKAEEEKLIQVTFKLPEKYMDKLITECKDHYLSDGVSKSAQLWNEQRRLILEDALHNFLLPSMEKEARSLLISRSKTWLRWEYGKVFWNKVSVGPYQRKENDISSDDEAAPRVMACCWGPGNPATTFVMLDSSGEVLDVLYVGSLTLRSQNIKDQQNKKNDQEKVLKFMNDHQPHLVVLGAVNLSCTRLKEDIYEIIFKMVEENPRDVAHEMDELSIVYGDESLPRLYENSRISSDQLAGKPGIVRRAVALGRYVQNPLAMVATLCGPAREILSWKLSPLESFLNPDEKYAIIEQVMVDITNQVGLDINMACNHEWLFAPLQFVSGLGPRKAASLQRSLVRAGAIFTRKDFVTVHGVGKKVFVNAVGFLRVRRSGLAASSSQFIDLLDDTRIHPESYGLAQEMAKDVYEMDNGDANDDDEASEMAIEHVRDRPNLLKTLPLDKQRKNKKQTFEDIRRELIQGFQDWRKHYKEPTQDEEFYMISGESEDTLAEGRIVQATVRRMQGGKAICMLDSGLNGILAKEDYADDWRDIPELSDRLHEGDILTCKIKSIQKNRYQVFLVCRESEMRSNKYQQGSDLDPYYHEDRSTLQNAQEKARKEKELAKKHFKPRMIVHPRFQNITADEAMEFLSDKDPGESIFRPSSRGPSYLTLTLKVYDGVYAHKDIVEGGKEHKDITSLLRIGKTLKIGDDTFEDLDEVMDRYVDPLVTHLKSMLSYRKFRRGTKAEVDEQLRVEKADYPTRILYSFGICHEHPGTFILTYIRTANPHHEYVGLYPKGFKFRKRMFEDIDRLVAYFQRHIDDALHEMTPSIRSVAAMVPMRSPATGGSSGASVSGGWGGSSNDGGWRGGDTDRSSGQSSRTGRNEYRNVSNRDGHQSGIQRPYSGWGHGRRGNNTGNDRQDSGFGNKNSRWDSGPKGSGGGGWGNFPGAKVQNSPGREAFPRGSNPTFKQAE comes from the exons ATGGGGAGAAAGGTAGTGTCTGACGAAGAAG ATGAGGTTGAGTACGAAGACGAGGAGAGGGAGCCTGTTGAAGGTGATGCTGTTGACgacgaagatgaagaagaag AAGGACAAGATGCATACGAGAAGGATGATTTTATTGTAGATgatgttgaggaagaagaagtagaTGAAGAAGAGAGGGCAGACAGTGATGAAGAAAGGcacaagaagaaaaagaaaaggaagaaaag AGAATCTGAGGATGTCCTCGATGAAGATGATTACGAGCTTCTTCGAGACAACAACGCATATCATCACCGACCAAAG GATAGCAAAAAATTTAAGCGCTTGAAAAAAGCCCAGAGGGATTCTGATGAGGACCACTTTGGGCTTTCTGATGAGGAGCTTGATGGAATGGGTAAAGGAGGGCGAACGGCCGAGGAGAAACTCAAGCGTTCGTTGTTTGGTGATGATGAAG GAGTTGCTCTTGAAGATGATGCTGAAGAGGAGCCAGCAGAAGAGGAAGATGGTTACATAGGGGAGGAAGATGATATGGCCGACTTCATCGTGGATGAAGAGGTTGATGAACATGGAGCTCCAATGAG ACGGCGGAAGCTGAAGAGAAAAAAGTCAAGGCAGGCTTCAGGAGTTACATCATCATCTTTGCAGGAAGCCCAGGAGCTATTTGGTGATGTTGATGAGCTCCTTTCGCGCCGCAAACAGGAGTTAGAATCTAGTGAATGGAAGGAAACAAGATTGGATAAAGAATTTGAACCGACTGTACTTTCGGACAAATACATGACTGAGAAAGATGAGCAGATTAGGGTTGCTGATATTCCAGAAAGAATGCAG GTATCCGAGGAAAGCACCGGTTCTCCTCCTACAGATGATGTCAGTATAAGAGATGAGACCCACTGGATATTAAATCAACTTGCTAATGGCATGGTGCCTTTGTTGGATGTGCCTGTAGACATAGATGACATTGTCCGATTTTTGGAGCTGCACCATGTGCAAAAATTGGAT ATCCCTTTCATTGCTATGTATCGGAAGGAGGATTGTTCAAGTCTGTTGAAAGAACTTGAGCAACCTGATGTTGATGATGAGAATCGCGATACATCAGACAGAACATCCATGCTCAAGAGTCACAAG GTGCTTTGGGCTATTCAGGACTTGGATAGGAAATGGCTGCTTCTGCAAAAACGAAAGAATGCTCTTCGTTTCTACTACAATAAACGATTTGAAGAAGAATCTCGACGGATATATGATGAGACGAGACTCAATTTAAATCAGAAGTTATTTGAATCGATTGTTAAGTCACTCGACGAGGCAGAATCagaaagagaggttgatgaTGTTGATTCAAAGTTTAATTTGCATTTCCCTCCTGGTGAGGTAGGTGTGGATGAAGGACAGTATAAGAGGCCCAAAAGGAAATCTCAATATAGCGTCTGCAGCAAGGCTGGCCTGTGGGAAGTTGCGAGCAAGTTTGGGCTTAGCGCCGAGACTCTTGGATCATACTtgtctttagttaaaatt GGGGGTATATTGGAGAACGCCAAGGAAACTCCAGAGGAGATGGCTTCAAACTTTACCTGTGCAATGTTTGAAACTCCCCATGCAGTTCTTAAGGGTGCCAGGCACATG GCTGCAGTTGAGATAAGTTGTGAGCCAAGTATAAGGAAACATGTCCGTACTGTATACATGGAAAATGCTGTAGTATCCACCAGTCCAACAGCGGATGGAAATCTTGCAATAGATTCTTTTCATCAATTTGCTGGTGTTAAATGGTTGCGTGAGAAGCCAATGAACAGGTTTGAGGATGCTCAATGGCTTCTTATACAAAAGGCTGAAGAAGAGAAGCTTATTCAAGTTACCTTTAAACTTCCAGAAAAATATATGGATAAGTTGATTACTGAGTGTAAAGATCATTACCTTAGTGATGGTGTTAGTAAATCTGCTCAGCTCTGGAATGAGCAAAGGCGGTTGATTCTTGAGGATGCTCTGCATAATTTTCTGTTACCTTCAATGGAGAAAGAAGCTAGATCCTTGTTGATAAGTAGATCTAAAACCTGGTTGCGATGGGAATACGGAAAGGTTTTTTGGAATAAAGTTTCAGTTGGTCCATACCAGCGGAAAGAAAATGATATTTCTTCAGATGATGAAGCTGCTCCAAGGGTCATGGCCTGCTGTTGGGGCCCGGGGAATCCGGCAACAACTTTTGTTATGTTAGATTCATCAGGAGAGGTGCTCGATGTACTTTACGTTGGGTCCCTCACGTTGCGATCTCAAAACATTAAGGACCAgcaaaataagaaaaatgacCAAGAAAAAGTTTTGAAGTTTATGAATGATCACCAACCACATTTGGTTGTGTTAGGTGCTGTGAATTTGTCATGTACGAGGCTGAAGGAAGATATCTATGAG ATCATTTTTAAGATGGTGGAGGAAAATCCCAGGGATGTTGCACATGAGATGGATGAATTAAGCATTGTATATGGTGACGAGTCTTTACCCCGCCTTTATGAAAATTCTCGGATTTCTTCTGATCAGCTAGCTGGGAAGCCAG GCATTGTAAGGCGAGCTGTGGCCCTTGGACGCTACGTACAAAATCCActggcaatggtggcaacactTTGTGGACCAGCAAGGGAGATTTTGTCTTGGAAGCTCAGCCCCTTGGAGAGCTTTCTCAACCCTGATGAGAAATATGCAATAATTGAACAGGTTATGGTAGACATCACAAACCAGGTGGGCCTTGATATCAACATGGCATGTAATCATGAATGGTTATTTGCTCCTTTACAGTTTGTTTCTGGGCTTGGGCCTAGAAAGGCAGCATCCTTGCAGAGGTCATTGGTAAGGGCGGGTGCCATTTTCACTAGAAAAGACTTTGTGACAGTCCATGGAGTTGGTAAAAAGGTGTTTGTGAATGCAGTGGGATTTCTGCGTGTCCGGCGTAGTGGCCTGGCTGCAAGCAGCAGCCAATTCATTGATTTGTTGGATGATACTAGGATACATCCTGAATCCTATGGCCTCGCGCAGGAGATGGCAAAAGATGTTTATGAAATGGACAATGGTGATGCAAACGACGATGATGAGGCCTCGGAAATGGCAATAGAGCATGTTAGGGATCGCCCTAATTTGTTGAAAACTCTTCCACTTGATAAGCAGCGGAAAAACAAGAAACAGACTTTTGAGGATATAAGAAGAGAATTGATACAAGGTTTTCAGGATTGGAGGAAACATTATAAAGAACCAACTCAGGATGAAGAGTTCTACATGATTTCAGGTGAATCTGAGGATACCCTTGCTGAAGGGAGAATAGTACAGGCTACTGTCCGGAGGATGCAAGGTGGAAAGGCAATATGTATGTTGGATTCTGGATTGAATGGGATCCTTGCAAAGGAAGACTATGCGGATGATTGGAGGGATATACCTGAGTTGTCTGACAGGCTGCATGAAGGTGATATACTCACTTGTAAGATCAAATCGATCCAAAAGAATCGATATCAAGTATTCCTCGTTTGTAGGGAGAGCGAGATGAGGAGTAACAAATATCAACAGGGTAGTGACTTAGATCCATACTATCACGAAGATCGAAGTACTTTGCAAAATGCGCAAGAAAAAGCTCGCAAGGAGAAGGAGCTTGCTAAGAAACATTTCAAGCCTAGAATGATTGTTCATCCTCGATTTCAGAATATAACTGCTGATGAAGCGATGGAG TTTTTATCTGACAAGGATCCTGGGGAAAGCATCTTTCGTCCTAGTTCTCGTGGGCCATCTTACTTAACTCTGACTCTTAAAGTTTATGACGGTGTTTATGCCCACAAGGACATTGTTGAAGGTGGAAAGGAGCACAAAGACATTACAAGTCTACTTCGTATTGGGAAGACTCTAAAAATTGGGGATGACACCTTTGAGGATTTGGATGAG GTAATGGATCGCTATGTTGATCCCTTGGTGACTCATCTAAAGTCTATGCTAAGTTATCGCAAATTTAGACGGGGAACGAAAGCAGAAGTTGATGAGCAACTAAGGGTTGAGAAAGCAGACTATCCTACAAGGATACTTTATTCTTTTGGAATTTGTCATGAACATCCAGGCACATTCATTCTGACATATATTAGGACCGCAAATCCACATCATGAGTATGTTGGTCTCTATCCGAAGGGATTCAAGTTCAGGAAAAGGATGTTTGAGGACATTGATCGGCTTGTGGCATACTTCCAGAGGCATATTGATGATGCACTGCATGAAATGACACCATCAATCAGATCTGTTGCTGCTATGGTGCCAATGCGAAGCCCTGCAACTGGGGGCTCTTCAGGAGCATCAGTTAGTGGTGGCTGGGGTGGTTCATCAAATGATGGTGGCTGGAGAGGCGGCGACACAGATCGGTCTTCTGGGCAAAGTTCCAGGACAG GGAGAAATGAGTATAGAAATGTCAGTAACCGAGATGGTCATCAGAGTGGTATACAAAGGCCATATAGTGGGTGGGGACATGGTCGCAGAGGAAACAACACAGGGAATGACCGGCAAGATTCGGGTTTTGGTAATAAGAATTCAAGATGGGATTCAGGTCCCAAAGGTAGTGGTGGAGGAGGTTGGGGAAATTTCCCTGGCGCTAAAGTCCAAAATTCACCTGGCAGGGAGGCCTTTCCTCGGGGTTCTAATCCAACGTTCAAGCAAGCCGAATGA